Proteins encoded in a region of the Oscillospiraceae bacterium MB24-C1 genome:
- a CDS encoding phage tail family protein has protein sequence MIRFNRGKFNVSGGDTTSFICDVRASHGVEARMSTLVKLERTTLSAAHGVTGRLSATLAARCSIQSAFSGVARPKYLVNLGTAQIIAQFSLSAPTLRTTAYDYIDLKGIALMPGETLEIDTENMTVTINGKNAVQHWQLGSKFFELAPGENTFIYYDTGSARKAALTVTWRDRWL, from the coding sequence ATGATCCGCTTTAACAGGGGCAAGTTCAACGTTTCGGGTGGGGACACGACCAGCTTCATTTGCGATGTACGCGCGTCACACGGGGTTGAAGCGCGCATGTCCACGCTTGTAAAGCTGGAGCGCACGACGCTTTCAGCGGCGCATGGCGTGACCGGCAGGCTGTCGGCGACGTTGGCCGCTCGCTGTTCGATTCAGTCGGCATTCTCAGGTGTGGCAAGGCCGAAGTATCTGGTCAATTTGGGAACGGCGCAGATTATCGCGCAGTTTTCGCTATCCGCCCCGACGCTGCGCACCACCGCCTATGATTACATCGACCTGAAAGGCATTGCGCTGATGCCCGGTGAAACGCTGGAGATCGACACCGAGAACATGACGGTAACCATCAACGGCAAAAACGCGGTGCAGCACTGGCAGCTGGGCAGCAAGTTTTTTGAGCTGGCACCGGGCGAAAATACGTTCATTTATTACGACACCGGATCGGCGCGCAAAGCAGCCCTCACGGTGACATGGCGCGACAGGTGGCTGTGA
- a CDS encoding phage tail family protein, producing the protein MVNDFTFRGERASSKGIIVQRITNLLKPAKRVNLLTIAGRNGVTRQTDGTYAERQILMDCMLIEHSRAALQLKVEAIAKWLSTSGELVILSTPGRIYDMSPDGEIVLSPNQSTQSFQIAFSGFPFALSQPNMVDFFISSHEQTAQVAVSGTADTPCVIRIKNTGTSPIYNIQIGHRKEVN; encoded by the coding sequence ATGGTCAATGATTTTACATTCAGGGGTGAACGCGCCTCGTCAAAGGGCATTATTGTGCAGCGGATCACGAACTTGCTAAAACCGGCGAAGCGGGTCAATCTGCTGACCATTGCTGGGCGCAACGGTGTGACGCGCCAGACCGACGGCACCTATGCCGAGCGTCAGATCCTCATGGATTGCATGCTGATTGAGCACAGTCGCGCGGCGCTACAGCTGAAAGTGGAGGCCATCGCCAAATGGCTTTCCACTTCCGGCGAGCTGGTGATCCTCTCGACGCCCGGCCGCATTTATGACATGTCGCCGGACGGGGAGATTGTGCTGTCGCCCAACCAGTCAACACAGTCCTTTCAAATTGCATTTTCAGGCTTTCCCTTTGCGTTGAGCCAGCCCAATATGGTGGACTTCTTCATCAGCAGCCACGAGCAAACTGCGCAGGTCGCGGTCAGCGGCACCGCTGATACACCTTGCGTGATCCGCATCAAAAATACCGGCACCAGCCCGATTTATAACATCCAGATCGGGCACCGGAAGGAGGTCAATTGA
- a CDS encoding phage head closure protein, with translation MLNRDTVITLLGGEPSVNAAGDTIPGSARTDVVARIRSVGQSEFYQAQALGQKPEIKAVIWAVEYAGQQQVEIDGRVYRINRTYQDGDHMELTCQSGVG, from the coding sequence GTGTTGAATCGTGACACCGTGATAACGCTGCTGGGTGGTGAACCCTCTGTCAATGCGGCGGGCGATACGATCCCGGGCAGCGCGCGCACCGACGTGGTTGCGCGCATTCGCTCGGTCGGTCAGTCTGAATTTTATCAGGCGCAGGCATTGGGGCAAAAGCCGGAGATTAAAGCCGTGATTTGGGCGGTGGAATACGCTGGCCAGCAACAGGTGGAAATTGACGGGCGGGTGTATCGCATTAACCGAACCTATCAGGATGGCGACCATATGGAGCTAACCTGTCAGTCGGGGGTGGGTTAA
- a CDS encoding phage portal protein has product MGLFESIFKRPNRANDAGQYFQTLTAYRPVFSSFEGGLYEMELTRAAVHAVANHVSKLKPEVIGAAKPHLARTLAYRPNPFSSTPQFLYRLATILLVNNTAFIVPIEDGFGDIIGYYPALPQLCEVMEVSGRPYLRYTFSSGKRATIELERAGVLTMHQYRDDFFGENNAAMNPTMQLIHTQNQGIQEGVKNSATFRFMAQSSNFAKGTDLTAERKRFTTENFAAEESGGLLLFPNTYTNIQQIKSQPFVVDAAQMQAIQANVFNYFGVNEEILQNKAIGDSWAAFYEGQIEPLSIQISTVMTNMTFTDRERSTGNQIFLTANRLQYMTNNDKLRVSTLMFDRGLMNRNEIREIWNLPPLDDGDGYYIRGEYHPTKEEPT; this is encoded by the coding sequence TTGGGACTTTTCGAGAGTATTTTTAAGCGGCCCAACCGCGCGAACGACGCCGGGCAGTATTTTCAAACCCTGACGGCCTACCGCCCGGTGTTTTCTTCGTTTGAGGGCGGGCTGTATGAGATGGAGCTGACCCGCGCGGCGGTTCACGCGGTAGCAAACCACGTCAGCAAGCTAAAGCCGGAGGTGATCGGGGCGGCAAAGCCACATTTGGCGCGCACACTTGCCTACCGCCCGAACCCGTTTTCATCGACGCCGCAGTTTTTATACCGGCTGGCCACCATTCTGCTGGTGAATAACACGGCTTTCATTGTGCCGATTGAGGACGGATTCGGGGACATCATCGGGTATTATCCGGCGCTGCCGCAGCTTTGCGAGGTCATGGAGGTGAGCGGCAGGCCCTATTTGCGTTATACCTTTTCGAGCGGGAAACGCGCGACCATTGAACTGGAGCGGGCGGGGGTGCTGACGATGCACCAGTATCGCGACGACTTTTTCGGCGAAAATAACGCGGCCATGAACCCGACCATGCAGCTGATCCACACACAAAATCAGGGTATTCAGGAGGGCGTGAAGAATTCGGCGACATTCCGCTTTATGGCGCAGTCCTCAAACTTCGCCAAGGGTACCGATTTGACTGCCGAGCGCAAGCGCTTCACCACCGAGAACTTCGCCGCCGAAGAGTCGGGCGGGCTGCTGCTGTTCCCGAACACCTACACCAACATACAGCAGATTAAAAGCCAGCCGTTTGTAGTGGATGCCGCGCAGATGCAGGCGATTCAGGCGAATGTGTTTAATTACTTCGGGGTCAATGAGGAGATTTTGCAGAATAAGGCCATCGGCGACAGCTGGGCGGCATTCTATGAGGGGCAGATCGAGCCGCTTTCCATTCAGATTTCCACCGTTATGACCAATATGACCTTCACCGACCGCGAGCGTTCAACCGGCAACCAGATTTTTCTCACTGCCAACCGGCTGCAATACATGACAAACAATGACAAGTTGCGGGTGTCAACCTTAATGTTCGACCGTGGCCTCATGAACCGCAACGAGATACGCGAGATTTGGAACCTGCCACCACTGGATGATGGGGACGGCTATTATATTCGCGGCGAATATCACCCGACAAAGGAGGAACCGACATGA
- a CDS encoding DUF3168 domain-containing protein — MTQKLKTIIRALLMARCPNVYYEDAPPEKLFPHIVFDLNCFFSGDRWDYSLEINVWDRSSDTAAVDALADACTKALDHRCELTDTLQYRIYRATRNKVEDPDPELRRRRLTFELYAYERSNT, encoded by the coding sequence ATGACGCAGAAACTTAAAACCATCATCCGGGCGCTGCTGATGGCACGCTGCCCGAATGTTTATTATGAGGACGCGCCGCCCGAGAAGCTGTTCCCGCACATTGTGTTTGATCTCAACTGTTTTTTCAGCGGGGATCGGTGGGACTATTCGCTGGAGATTAATGTGTGGGACAGGTCAAGTGACACGGCGGCGGTCGATGCGTTGGCGGATGCCTGCACCAAGGCGTTGGATCACCGCTGTGAACTGACCGACACACTGCAATACCGCATTTACCGGGCGACGCGCAACAAGGTGGAAGACCCCGACCCCGAACTGCGGCGCCGACGATTGACATTTGAACTTTATGCTTACGAAAGGAGTAACACATGA
- a CDS encoding phage major capsid protein, protein MKKRILEIEARLSAIKTEAAKDDANIDALTKEAGDLQEERKGLLEQAEKRQKLLDSISEGGAGQVIRNFGDGPEARKYSAESPEYRSAFFKNLLGRELDTEERAAFTHLTTNTTAVLPTTTLNQIWDLVSGQHSIMKDIKVLKTGTVIKVAKHIAIVQGKAKKVAEGAANDDEKNTFVDVTLTGNDFSKHINVSYAMAQMSIDALEAYLVTELSEQLGEAMADDAVATIIAGINATNKVETATVATVTYKELAALFGLLKRARDIKIYVTNATLYNRLVAMIDDTGRPIFQPNMQDGAKGALLGGLIRIEDSVGDDKILIGDPNRVLFNMVQDIMIERDKDIKNHVYTYAGYARGEGALMDDKSFALLTVKVA, encoded by the coding sequence ATGAAAAAGAGAATTCTTGAAATTGAAGCGCGCCTGTCGGCCATCAAGACCGAGGCGGCAAAGGACGACGCGAACATTGACGCGCTGACCAAGGAGGCGGGCGACTTGCAGGAAGAGCGCAAGGGCCTGCTGGAACAGGCCGAAAAGCGCCAGAAGTTGCTGGACAGCATTTCCGAGGGTGGTGCGGGTCAGGTGATCCGCAATTTTGGCGATGGGCCGGAGGCGCGCAAGTATTCCGCTGAATCGCCCGAGTACCGCAGCGCGTTTTTTAAAAACCTGCTGGGCCGCGAGCTGGACACCGAGGAACGCGCCGCTTTCACCCACCTGACCACCAACACCACCGCCGTGCTGCCGACCACGACTCTAAACCAGATTTGGGACTTGGTGAGCGGGCAGCACAGCATCATGAAGGATATCAAGGTGCTGAAAACCGGCACCGTGATTAAGGTTGCAAAGCATATCGCCATTGTGCAGGGCAAGGCCAAGAAGGTGGCGGAGGGTGCCGCCAACGACGACGAGAAGAACACCTTCGTGGATGTCACACTCACCGGCAACGACTTTTCGAAGCATATCAACGTTTCGTATGCCATGGCGCAAATGAGCATTGACGCGCTGGAGGCGTATCTTGTCACCGAGCTTTCGGAGCAGCTGGGCGAGGCGATGGCCGACGACGCGGTCGCCACGATTATCGCAGGTATCAACGCGACGAACAAAGTTGAAACGGCGACGGTGGCGACCGTCACCTACAAGGAGCTGGCTGCCCTCTTCGGGCTGCTAAAGCGGGCGCGCGACATCAAGATTTATGTCACCAACGCCACCCTTTACAACCGGCTGGTGGCTATGATCGACGACACCGGCCGGCCGATTTTCCAGCCCAACATGCAGGACGGTGCCAAGGGTGCGCTGCTGGGCGGCCTGATCCGCATTGAGGATTCGGTTGGCGACGATAAGATTCTGATCGGCGACCCGAACCGGGTGCTGTTCAACATGGTGCAGGATATCATGATCGAGCGGGACAAGGACATCAAAAACCACGTCTATACTTATGCCGGTTATGCCCGAGGCGAGGGCGCGCTGATGGATGATAAGTCCTTCGCGCTGCTGACCGTCAAGGTGGCCTAA
- a CDS encoding HNH endonuclease, whose product MAKLFAKAFYNSTAWQACRESYIASVFGLCERCGKPGDIVHHKTILTPHNINDPGVTLNHARLEYLCQECHNKEHAARQQERPQRYRWGADGNVLPP is encoded by the coding sequence ATGGCAAAATTATTCGCAAAAGCATTCTACAATTCAACAGCATGGCAAGCCTGTAGAGAGAGCTACATCGCGTCGGTGTTTGGCCTGTGCGAGCGGTGCGGCAAACCGGGCGACATCGTCCACCACAAGACCATTCTCACGCCGCATAATATCAACGACCCGGGCGTTACACTCAACCATGCAAGGCTGGAATATCTCTGTCAGGAATGCCACAACAAAGAACATGCCGCGCGGCAGCAGGAGCGCCCGCAACGGTACCGGTGGGGGGCAGATGGAAACGTACTCCCCCCTTGA
- a CDS encoding HK97 family phage prohead protease, translated as MTINVIIGPPCSGKSTYVQERIKEGDIVSDYDRIARALTYDKQHKTEREAIHPYVIEVRMAILRRLNREKDVKNAWIITTNLSDNFKSYLDTMNPNYIEMDVSKEECYKRLAGDDDRPDKEAWRTKIDEWFKAHESVQKQEGRSNLVTKDRQHRTFEIRAAADGMTVEGYAATFEQPTVLYEYDGIKYYEVISRGAFTGAQMSDVMMNFNHRGKPVARTKNGTLTLEVDDYGLKIKADLSGTEEGRRLYEEVKGGYIDKMSFTFKADPNRDSYDRLTHTRRISGFERIYDVAAVDIPAYDSTSISARSFFEAQAEAEAAEVIQHRNAAKRLILNLTTEGF; from the coding sequence ATGACAATTAATGTTATCATAGGCCCTCCTTGTTCGGGAAAATCGACCTATGTGCAAGAGCGCATCAAAGAGGGCGATATTGTTTCCGACTATGACCGTATTGCTCGGGCACTGACCTATGACAAGCAGCATAAGACTGAGCGCGAGGCAATTCACCCGTATGTTATTGAGGTTAGAATGGCGATTCTCAGACGGCTAAATCGGGAAAAAGACGTTAAGAATGCATGGATTATTACAACGAATTTGAGCGACAACTTCAAAAGCTATTTGGACACGATGAACCCCAACTACATCGAAATGGATGTTTCCAAGGAAGAATGCTACAAAAGGTTAGCGGGGGATGATGACCGACCGGACAAAGAAGCGTGGCGAACTAAAATAGATGAATGGTTTAAAGCGCATGAGAGTGTACAGAAACAGGAAGGGAGAAGCAATTTGGTTACAAAAGACCGGCAGCACCGCACATTTGAGATTCGGGCAGCGGCGGACGGCATGACCGTTGAGGGCTACGCCGCCACTTTTGAGCAGCCCACCGTGTTGTATGAATATGACGGCATCAAGTATTACGAGGTCATTTCGCGCGGGGCGTTCACCGGCGCGCAGATGTCCGACGTGATGATGAACTTTAACCACCGGGGCAAGCCGGTGGCCCGCACCAAGAACGGCACCCTGACGCTGGAGGTGGACGACTACGGCCTGAAAATCAAGGCCGACCTTTCCGGCACCGAAGAGGGGCGCAGGCTCTACGAAGAGGTCAAGGGCGGGTACATCGACAAAATGTCCTTTACCTTCAAGGCAGACCCCAACCGGGACAGCTATGACCGGCTGACCCATACACGGCGTATTTCCGGCTTCGAGCGCATCTATGACGTGGCTGCGGTCGATATTCCGGCTTACGATAGCACCAGCATTTCGGCGCGTTCCTTTTTTGAGGCGCAGGCAGAAGCCGAGGCGGCAGAAGTTATTCAGCACCGAAATGCGGCAAAAAGACTGATTTTAAATTTAACAACGGAGGGATTTTAG
- a CDS encoding head-tail connector protein yields MAAILDVVKLALRITTGYFDAELTDLIDAAQADLTLCGVNAAEKQDDPLIKRAVVLYCKAHFGADDNAGRYQQSYDMLKGSLMIAGDYRVES; encoded by the coding sequence ATGGCGGCGATACTGGACGTGGTCAAACTGGCGCTGCGGATTACAACCGGCTATTTTGACGCTGAACTGACTGATTTGATCGACGCCGCGCAGGCCGATTTGACACTGTGCGGCGTCAATGCTGCCGAAAAACAGGACGACCCGCTGATAAAGCGGGCCGTTGTGCTTTATTGCAAGGCGCATTTTGGCGCGGACGACAACGCCGGGCGCTATCAGCAGTCCTACGACATGCTGAAAGGTTCTTTGATGATTGCGGGGGATTATCGTGTTGAATCGTGA
- a CDS encoding DUF2806 domain-containing protein, producing MPGSAAPSSDALLGFGKEFVGPSSGLINKIACFGLNPLIPWLAKRSDEEEAVKSLRHSLEAMDMDPLMKAAMIATARQNLNYFLNQSSIIEKAIPLLHETERSQDVDEEWLSRFLDGAKHVSSDEVRTIWANILASECNEPGTIPKSILAALASIEIETARAFEILAKFVIQLSPYGLPNLVIDWNQNFVLRKFGVSFADILELSRIGLVSWSNENGFNFDVEQVTFKLPLESDFCHTFVYDVKKPHHKFYTQQGRISRGNVVFTPAGLSLYQTLTVEPLDATDFMAYLNTFAESYDLLIK from the coding sequence ATGCCTGGTAGCGCTGCACCCAGTTCTGATGCACTTCTTGGATTTGGTAAAGAATTTGTTGGCCCTAGTTCAGGATTGATTAATAAAATAGCCTGCTTTGGGCTAAATCCACTTATTCCATGGTTAGCTAAAAGATCCGATGAAGAAGAAGCTGTAAAATCATTAAGACATTCTTTAGAAGCCATGGATATGGACCCTTTAATGAAAGCCGCTATGATAGCCACAGCAAGACAAAATTTAAATTATTTTCTAAATCAAAGTAGCATTATAGAAAAAGCCATCCCGTTACTGCACGAAACAGAGCGTTCACAAGATGTTGACGAAGAATGGCTCTCTCGTTTTTTAGATGGCGCAAAGCATGTTTCCTCAGACGAGGTGAGAACTATATGGGCTAATATTCTAGCTAGCGAATGCAACGAACCCGGAACAATTCCGAAATCAATTTTGGCTGCTCTGGCTTCTATCGAAATTGAAACTGCGAGAGCCTTTGAAATTCTAGCAAAGTTCGTCATACAACTGTCCCCCTACGGACTTCCAAATTTAGTGATTGATTGGAATCAAAATTTTGTGTTGCGTAAATTTGGTGTTTCTTTCGCAGATATTTTAGAACTTTCCAGAATAGGCTTAGTCTCATGGAGTAATGAAAATGGTTTTAATTTTGATGTCGAACAAGTGACATTTAAATTGCCCCTTGAATCCGATTTCTGCCACACATTTGTTTATGATGTAAAAAAGCCGCATCATAAGTTTTACACTCAACAAGGCCGCATTTCAAGGGGAAACGTAGTATTTACACCTGCTGGTCTATCGCTTTATCAAACGCTTACTGTAGAGCCTCTGGACGCAACAGATTTTATGGCATATTTGAATACATTTGCTGAAAGCTATGACCTTCTGATTAAATAA
- a CDS encoding site-specific DNA-methyltransferase, whose amino-acid sequence MNQTAKLFCGDCLTEMSKLPADSIDGFIIDPPYSSGGTFSTQRKNDTASKYASSGSARAVKMPSFSGDNMDMRSYTNFLREVLFTARAKTKEGGVCCVFIDFRNLPAVADAIQMAGWTWRGIVVWDKKNSRPQMGRFRNRCEYVVWGSNGKMPFDRGVPILDGLFSHSNVPTSKLNHQTEKPVELMENIVRIVPEGGTVCDCFMGSGSTGVACINTSRNFVGIELDSHNFDVAKKRIADAQDLQLCKQ is encoded by the coding sequence ATGAATCAAACAGCAAAACTTTTCTGCGGGGATTGTTTAACCGAAATGTCAAAGTTGCCCGCTGACAGCATTGACGGCTTTATCATTGACCCGCCATATTCTTCGGGTGGAACGTTTTCTACCCAAAGAAAAAACGATACAGCAAGCAAATATGCGAGCAGCGGCAGCGCAAGGGCAGTAAAAATGCCATCCTTTAGTGGCGACAATATGGATATGCGCAGTTATACCAACTTTTTGCGCGAGGTGTTGTTCACTGCCAGAGCGAAAACAAAAGAAGGCGGCGTGTGCTGCGTGTTTATTGATTTTAGAAATCTGCCTGCAGTAGCCGATGCCATACAAATGGCGGGCTGGACATGGCGCGGCATTGTCGTATGGGATAAGAAAAACAGTCGCCCGCAAATGGGCAGATTTAGAAACCGGTGCGAATATGTCGTGTGGGGTAGTAATGGCAAGATGCCTTTTGACCGGGGTGTTCCTATACTAGACGGGCTTTTTTCTCACTCCAATGTCCCAACCAGCAAACTAAACCACCAGACCGAAAAGCCGGTTGAGCTAATGGAGAACATTGTAAGAATCGTTCCCGAGGGTGGCACCGTTTGCGATTGCTTCATGGGCAGCGGCAGCACGGGCGTGGCCTGCATCAATACATCCCGAAATTTTGTTGGGATAGAACTTGACTCACATAATTTCGATGTTGCAAAGAAGCGCATAGCAGATGCGCAAGACCTTCAACTGTGCAAACAGTAG
- a CDS encoding terminase large subunit: protein MNYILEYYQKIKAGEIIVGKWILLVYEYIVSGLENGSFFFSSKKAGKAIRFVEAFCHHCEGRSDLIKLELWQKAILSCVFGIVDGEGLRVFREVLIIMMRKQGKTLFASAIIAYMAYLDGEYGAKVYCLAPKLEQAAIVYENFYQMVEKEPELSALAKKRRSDIYIADYNTSIKPIAFNAKKSDGFNPHLVICDEIAGWSGEAGLRQYEVMKSALGARRQPLILSISTAGYINDSIYDELVKRATAFLLGSSRERRLLPFLYMIDDPDKWSDINELQKAGPNLGVSVAVDFLLEEIAVAENSLSKRAEFLTKYCNIKQNASVAWLDYQTVDKAAKKVYSLEDFRSSYCVGGIDLSQTTDLTACCVVIEREGKLFTFAKFFMPASRLEAAQAEDGVPYELFRQCGLLQLSGENYVDYRDCLNWFRMLVEEYEILPLKIGYDRYSAQYLVEEMKQYGFHMDDVHQGENLTPVIREFEGILKDGAFEMGDNALLKAHFLNVALKHNSETRKFRPVKIGQRERIDGFVAVIDAMTVRQKWYADIGEQLKNEG, encoded by the coding sequence ATGAACTACATACTGGAGTATTACCAGAAAATCAAGGCCGGGGAAATCATCGTCGGCAAGTGGATTTTGCTGGTGTACGAATATATCGTGAGCGGGCTGGAAAACGGCTCGTTTTTCTTTTCCTCTAAAAAGGCGGGCAAGGCCATCCGCTTTGTGGAGGCGTTTTGTCACCACTGCGAAGGGCGCAGCGATTTAATTAAGCTGGAGCTGTGGCAAAAGGCGATACTCTCCTGCGTTTTCGGCATTGTGGACGGTGAGGGCCTGCGCGTATTCCGCGAGGTATTAATCATCATGATGCGCAAGCAGGGCAAGACGCTTTTCGCCTCGGCGATTATCGCCTATATGGCGTACCTCGACGGCGAGTATGGCGCAAAGGTCTATTGCCTCGCGCCAAAGCTGGAGCAGGCCGCCATCGTGTACGAAAACTTTTATCAGATGGTGGAAAAGGAGCCGGAATTGTCGGCGCTGGCCAAGAAACGCCGGTCGGATATTTACATCGCCGACTATAACACCAGCATCAAGCCTATAGCCTTTAATGCCAAGAAGTCGGACGGCTTCAACCCGCATTTGGTGATCTGCGACGAGATCGCGGGCTGGTCAGGTGAGGCGGGGTTGCGGCAGTATGAGGTCATGAAGTCGGCGCTCGGTGCCCGGCGGCAGCCGTTGATTCTTTCAATCTCTACTGCGGGCTATATCAACGATTCGATTTATGACGAGCTGGTCAAGCGCGCCACGGCCTTTTTGCTGGGGAGCAGCCGGGAGCGCCGCCTGCTGCCGTTTTTGTACATGATCGACGACCCGGACAAGTGGAGCGACATCAACGAACTGCAAAAGGCGGGGCCGAACCTCGGCGTGTCGGTGGCGGTGGATTTTCTGCTGGAAGAGATTGCAGTCGCCGAAAACAGCCTTTCAAAGCGGGCAGAATTCCTGACCAAATACTGCAACATCAAGCAGAACGCCTCTGTCGCGTGGCTGGATTATCAGACAGTGGACAAGGCCGCGAAAAAGGTTTATAGCCTCGAGGACTTCCGTTCGTCCTACTGCGTTGGTGGCATCGACCTCTCGCAGACCACCGACCTGACCGCCTGCTGTGTGGTGATCGAGCGGGAGGGGAAACTGTTCACCTTTGCAAAATTCTTCATGCCTGCGTCTCGGCTGGAGGCGGCGCAGGCCGAGGACGGTGTGCCTTATGAGCTGTTCCGGCAGTGCGGCCTCTTGCAGCTTTCTGGCGAGAACTATGTGGACTATCGGGACTGCCTAAACTGGTTCCGAATGCTGGTGGAGGAATACGAGATTCTACCGCTAAAAATCGGCTATGACCGTTATTCGGCGCAGTATTTGGTGGAGGAAATGAAGCAATACGGCTTTCACATGGACGACGTGCATCAGGGCGAGAACCTCACACCGGTTATTCGGGAATTCGAGGGCATTCTGAAAGACGGCGCGTTCGAGATGGGCGACAATGCGCTGTTAAAGGCGCATTTTCTCAATGTGGCGCTAAAACACAACAGCGAGACAAGAAAATTCCGCCCGGTGAAGATTGGGCAGCGTGAGCGCATTGACGGCTTTGTCGCCGTGATCGACGCCATGACGGTGCGCCAAAAATGGTATGCCGACATCGGCGAGCAGCTAAAAAACGAGGGGTGA
- a CDS encoding VRR-NUC domain-containing protein, translating into MKYPIQSSEDNEQQQLIAWAAWQTARYPELQLLYHVPNEGKRSVAGGARQKRLGLRAGVPDLCLPVARDTYHGLYIEMKFGKNRPDKNQTWWMEQLVGQGYCVAVCYSCEDAARVILRYVAGTDETGLYEPRPTLPKGKGRAGD; encoded by the coding sequence ATGAAATATCCCATTCAGTCCAGCGAGGACAACGAACAGCAGCAGCTTATTGCATGGGCCGCATGGCAGACCGCCCGATACCCCGAATTGCAGCTGTTGTATCATGTGCCGAACGAGGGCAAGCGCAGTGTTGCCGGTGGTGCCCGTCAAAAACGGTTAGGACTGCGAGCGGGCGTTCCCGATCTGTGCCTGCCAGTTGCCCGCGATACATATCACGGCCTTTATATCGAAATGAAGTTCGGCAAGAACCGGCCCGATAAAAATCAAACGTGGTGGATGGAGCAGCTTGTCGGTCAAGGCTATTGCGTTGCAGTTTGCTATTCCTGCGAAGATGCCGCCCGGGTGATTTTGCGCTATGTGGCCGGAACCGATGAAACAGGGCTATATGAACCGCGCCCAACACTGCCAAAAGGGAAGGGGCGAGCGGGTGATTAA
- a CDS encoding helix-turn-helix transcriptional regulator has protein sequence MLIFDRLERLVEDKGISKAFIASKLGKSRSLLIDWKKQKSQPTQEDLIVVADILSTTVEYLTGQTDIKEKPISNTGDELSTLDKQLMNAMLGLSDDQKRFLLAQIEVTLKQEQ, from the coding sequence TTGTTGATTTTTGACAGGCTCGAGCGACTGGTCGAAGATAAGGGTATAAGCAAAGCCTTTATTGCTTCTAAGCTGGGCAAATCTCGCTCATTATTGATTGACTGGAAAAAGCAAAAATCTCAGCCGACACAAGAAGATTTAATTGTGGTGGCTGACATTCTTAGCACTACTGTCGAATATCTCACAGGCCAAACCGATATAAAAGAAAAGCCCATCTCCAATACTGGCGATGAGCTTTCGACCTTGGACAAGCAACTTATGAATGCAATGTTAGGTCTTTCTGACGATCAGAAGCGCTTTCTTCTGGCTCAGATCGAGGTAACGTTGAAGCAAGAGCAATGA
- a CDS encoding ASCH domain-containing protein, with translation MLTLPIKSNWYQMILAGIKGEEYRDDTPYYAARFKRYEGQRITIKLRNGYSSTSPTAICEVTPIRRASGHSPEWGGDPVKRYWVLIIHSAREEQ, from the coding sequence ATGCTAACTTTGCCGATAAAAAGCAACTGGTACCAGATGATACTTGCAGGCATAAAAGGCGAGGAATACCGCGACGATACGCCTTATTATGCCGCCCGCTTTAAGCGCTACGAAGGTCAGCGCATAACCATTAAGCTGCGCAACGGGTATAGTAGCACGTCACCCACCGCTATTTGTGAAGTCACGCCGATACGCCGAGCGAGCGGGCATAGCCCTGAGTGGGGCGGCGACCCGGTAAAGCGTTATTGGGTGCTGATAATACATAGTGCGCGAGAGGAGCAATAA